One Actinomadura viridis genomic region harbors:
- a CDS encoding TerD family protein has protein sequence MQSPDHAAEWALVDVETSGLRTHEHRVLSIAVVTAGSGGARGEEFATLLDPGCDPGPVHVHGLTAERLRGAPRFEEVGDRIAALLRDRVMVAHNAPFDYGFLAREFARAGLVLPVRRRLCTLALNRRLSPPIADLRLGTLAEHYGIARHRAHDALDDVRVLAGVLRGSLAAADRLGVPLPLVACPPGGREGGHPPRIPRARCAFRSPGRLADGGPLVQGMKIAVTGGTALPREELVARALAAGLDMTTSVGRYTSALIANDPAAPSAKARRARAEGVPIIGERAFLRLLGDVRPGVPHEPSAPLAPPVPATAVPAPPPSAPPAAPAAPAGRRRGPLEGRRVLVLGGSHRQAAGARGRVVELGGAAAVNLSASVTDVVVLAGGEADRRLERVRALELPVHEGGWLGAPVPRPVRERPPDPFVLARGAVLDLPAEAGTRWSVAASWAQHAACEVDVVAFAVDRDEQVTSDEDFVFYGAPETPDGAVALSVDGPAEQAVTIDPAALPGTVHRVLVAAAIDGAATFGDLGAVEITAGPGRHARPLAQATLDAATTERTLLLAEIYRRGPSWRLRAIGQGYDFGLDGLARRYGVEIED, from the coding sequence ATGCAGTCGCCCGATCACGCCGCAGAATGGGCGCTCGTCGACGTCGAGACCTCGGGTCTGCGGACGCACGAGCACCGGGTCCTGTCGATCGCGGTCGTGACGGCCGGCTCCGGCGGCGCCCGCGGCGAGGAGTTCGCCACGCTGCTCGATCCGGGCTGCGACCCCGGGCCGGTGCACGTCCACGGCCTGACCGCCGAACGGCTCCGGGGCGCGCCGCGGTTCGAGGAGGTCGGCGACCGGATCGCCGCGCTGCTGCGGGACCGGGTGATGGTCGCCCACAACGCGCCGTTCGACTACGGGTTCCTGGCCCGCGAGTTCGCCCGCGCCGGGCTCGTCCTGCCGGTCCGGCGGCGGCTGTGCACGCTGGCGCTCAACCGGCGGCTGTCGCCGCCGATCGCCGACCTGCGGCTGGGCACCCTGGCCGAGCACTACGGCATCGCGCGGCACCGCGCCCATGACGCGCTGGACGACGTCCGGGTGCTCGCCGGGGTGCTGCGCGGCTCGCTGGCCGCCGCCGACCGGCTGGGGGTGCCGCTGCCCCTGGTGGCCTGCCCGCCCGGCGGCCGGGAGGGCGGGCACCCACCGCGGATCCCCAGGGCCCGCTGCGCCTTCCGCAGCCCCGGGCGGCTGGCGGACGGCGGCCCGCTCGTGCAGGGCATGAAGATCGCGGTCACCGGCGGCACCGCGCTCCCCCGCGAGGAACTGGTGGCCCGCGCGCTGGCCGCGGGGCTCGACATGACGACCTCGGTCGGCCGCTACACCAGCGCGCTGATCGCCAACGACCCGGCGGCGCCGTCGGCGAAGGCGCGCAGGGCCCGGGCGGAGGGCGTGCCGATCATCGGCGAGCGCGCCTTCCTGCGGCTGCTCGGCGACGTCCGTCCCGGCGTGCCGCACGAGCCTTCCGCGCCCCTCGCACCGCCCGTGCCCGCAACGGCTGTGCCCGCGCCACCGCCGTCCGCGCCGCCGGCCGCGCCCGCCGCGCCCGCGGGACGGCGCCGGGGCCCGCTGGAGGGGCGGCGGGTGCTGGTGCTCGGCGGCAGCCACCGGCAGGCGGCCGGCGCCCGCGGCCGGGTGGTCGAGCTGGGCGGGGCCGCCGCGGTGAACCTCTCGGCGAGCGTGACCGACGTGGTGGTGCTCGCGGGCGGCGAGGCCGACCGGCGCCTGGAGCGGGTCCGGGCGCTGGAGCTGCCCGTGCACGAGGGCGGCTGGCTCGGCGCGCCCGTCCCGCGGCCGGTCCGCGAACGGCCTCCGGACCCGTTCGTGCTGGCCCGCGGCGCGGTGCTGGACCTGCCCGCGGAGGCCGGGACGCGGTGGTCGGTCGCGGCGTCATGGGCCCAGCACGCGGCCTGCGAGGTCGACGTCGTCGCCTTCGCCGTCGACCGGGACGAGCAGGTGACCTCCGACGAGGACTTCGTGTTCTACGGGGCGCCGGAGACCCCGGACGGCGCCGTCGCGCTGTCGGTGGACGGGCCCGCCGAGCAGGCCGTCACCATCGATCCGGCGGCCCTGCCCGGCACCGTCCACCGGGTGCTGGTCGCGGCGGCGATCGACGGCGCGGCGACGTTCGGCGATCTGGGCGCGGTCGAGATCACCGCCGGGCCGGGCCGGCACGCGCGCCCGCTGGCGCAGGCGACGCTGGACGCGGCCACGACCGAGCGCACGCTGCTGCTCGCCGAGATCTACCGGCGCGGCCCGTCCTGGCGGCTGCGCGCGATCGGGCAGGGTTACGACTTCGGCCTCGACGGCCTCGCCCGCCGGTACGGGGTGGAGATCGAGGACTGA